The window CGAATCCGGCCTGGATCGGCTCGACCAGGTCGGCTGGGCGCAGGGCGGGGTCGGCGGCCAGTTGCTGCTCGCAGAAGGCGCACACCTCGTCGGTGAGCTTGTGCGCCCCCCGTGGTCCCGGCTTGGCCGGCACCAGCGCCGCCAGGCCCCCGGAATCCAGTGCGGCCGCCGCGGCGTAGTACGACGGCCGCGAGCACCCGAAGACGGTCGCCGCAGTGGTGATGGGAACACGGTCCTGGCGCACTGCCCGCACCATCTCGTACTTGACCTGCACCAGGTCCCGGGCGTCGAAGAATTCCGAGGAGGCGAACTGCTCATCGGTCACCGTCTCGGGTCGGGGATGCAAACAGCGCGCCTGGACAAGCGCTGCCTGCTTGGGGTCTTCTGCCTGCCGCCTGCCGGCCATGCCGTCTCCCTGCGGTTGTGACGTCAGGATGATTATACCGAGCTGACACGCGGCGCCGACCACGATATGCCGGATAACCACAAGGAGTACCAGTACAACACCGCACACGTCCCGCACGCGCCACGTGGAACGTCGCGAAACCCCAAGAGCAACCGGCGTAATCTCCTGGACGTTCACGGCGTAATCCGCTGGACGTCCCGATCAGAGTCCGGCAGCGTACGCAGCCCATCAATCAACTCGGCCAGCCTCAGCAGACCGTCCACGGTGAACGGGCAGCGGCCCGCCGCGACCACCACGAACGGATCATCAGGCGCAGCATCGGTCCAGGCAGCGGGAAGGGAGAACAACTGGCCGTCCTCGTCGTGGCAGTAGACCCGGTCCTCTCCCCAGTTCCGACGATGCACCACGAACTCGAACTCTCGCCCCAACAGCGGGTGAAACCGGTGCGTCACCCGCACACGTCGATAGCCATCGGGTCCATCGGGTGCATTCGACAACGTGGTCCAACGCCTACGCGGAGCGCTGGATTCGGACCGTCCGCGCCGAGTTCCTCGACTGGCTGCTGGTCCTCGGCCGATCACACCTCGCGCGAGTGCTCAGCGTATATGTCAACCACTACAACCGGCATCGGCCACATCGGGCGCTTGGACTGCAACCACCGGCCCCGCCCGCCCCTCTGGTCCTCGTAAGCGAGGATCGATGCGGCAGCGTCCATCGACGCGACCCGCTCGGCGGCCTCCTCCACGAGTACCGACGAGCTGCATGAACGCATTTACGCACCCTACGGGCCTTGTTCGGGCCGCGCCGCTTAGCGATCTGGCGGTACTGTGCGCCGAAGTAGCTACCCCTCGTCCTGGCTGCGGCCCGGGCCGCTTCGATAAGGGCGCGCCGCAGCCGCTGTTGCCTGGGGTGATCCCAACTCGGCGGCGCTTGCCCGCCGATTCGTGATTGCCGGGGCAGACGCCGGCCCACTTCGCCAGGTGCCCCGGACTGGGGAACCTGCCCATGTCAGCGCCGGTTTCGGCGATCACGGTGTCGATGACCAGCCGGTCGAATCCCGGAACCGACGACAGCAGCTGTTTGGCCGCCTGGAAGGGCTCGGTGCGCGCGTCGATCTGTTCGGTCAGCGCCGCGATGGTGGCGTCGAGGAAGTCGACGTGGTCGAGGATGCGGCGGGCGGCGACAGCGTGGTGCGCGCCGAAGTGCCCGGCCATCGCCTCGGTCAGTTCGGGGATCTTCGGCCGCAACTTGCCTTTGGCCAGGTTGGCTAACTCCGCCGGATCTCGCTGGCCGTCGATGAGCGCCTCGATCATCAGCCAGCCAGACTGAGTCAACACTTTGGAGGCCACCGAGGGCAGTTTCACCCCGGCATCTTGGAGCACCTTAATCCAGTCGCTGAAACTCCGCAGACCGCCGGGCAGCGTATGGAGGAGGGTAGAGTCTCCCTAAGTGCTCAACTGCCGCTGACGGCCAGGGGGCGTTCAGCCATGTCAGAGATGCGGCCGGTCACCGACAAAGAGGCGCGCAACGCCGCAGAGCGCCTGCGCCAGATGAAGGCAGCCGAGGACGCCACAGATGTCGCAGGGGTCGCAGCTGGATACGAGCTAGGCGTGAGATGGGCCTGCGAGATCGCGGCCTACGGCGAGCTGAAGTCATATGTCGAGGATGACGCCAGCAAGACACCTAGCTGGATCAGCACCGAGGTGCTCAATCAAAGCCTCCCAAACAGCGCCTGGGCCGGGACACGGATGGGTGCCAAAGCCGTGTGGGAACGAGTGGCGGGAGAACTGGAAGAACAAGGGCCGCAGTGACCTACTGCCGGGCGCCCATGGGCGCAGTGGCGTCCAGGTAGCGGTGGAAAAGTAGGACGGGCGTAGGCTCCCAGCAGAGCTAGCCACTCAAGCTGAGCAGGTCCACGCCCGTGCCCCCAAGACTATCTGCTGTCGAGCGTATCCGCGCCCAGATCGACGAGTTGTTCGCCACCGGCCGTGACCTCGACGAGGCCCTGGAGGATGCCGCCCGGTTCGGCGCGTGCCTGCTGCTACAGGCCGCCTTGGAAGCCGAGGTCAGTGAGTTTCTGGGTCGGGAGCGCTACGCCCGCGGCGACCGTGACCGTGTCGGCTATCCCAACGGCCACGCCGAGGTGACCGTCAAGACCACCGCCGATCCTGCGGCTGCTGGGCCACAGCGGCACTACCTCGCTGCTGGACTGACCCCTCGAGACCTGGGAGGCCAAGTTCCGCACGCTGCTACCCAGCGACCGGCCGCAGGCCTCCCTGGGCCGTCCGCCGAGAATGGTGGCCGTGCCCCGCGCACCGACCCGCTCGTCGAGGATCACCCCACGGCCACATGGCCCGAGCACGACGAGTCGTGGGACCCTGGGACGTTCACGGGACTTGGCGTCTCCTGAAAGCAAGCCGAACGCCTCGGCGGATGGTGCATTGCCCGAGGCTGTCTGAAGGAGGGAACGGCAATGGCCACCATCCTGGTCATAGAGGACGGGGCTACCGTCAGCCGGGAGGTGACTCGCCTCCTCGAGGCGGCCGGTCACCGGGTCGTGCGCTGCGGTGGCGGGCCAACCCCGCTCGCCGCGTGCTTGTTGCTGCGCTATGGCAGGTGCCCGTTCGTCGACAACGCCGATCTCCTCGTGTTCGCCCCCACACTGGCTCTGCCCCTACCCGGCCGCTCCTACCGCGGCGTCCACCTGCTGCGCGCCTACCGCGCCCACCCCGACTACGGGCGGCTTCCCCTTGTGCTCGTGGCCGTCGCGCCCCCGCACAACCTGGGGGGAGCGGGGCCGATCGAGGTGGTGGAGACACACACGGACCCGGCTGCCGTGGTTGCCGCCGTAAATCGACTGCTGCAGCCCACCAGGGCAGACACCGGACCGACCCTCGCTGAGCACGACGACCTCTGTCGTGCGGCGGCTGGGTGAGCGGGGCGATCGCCTGCGGTACGCGCCCGAGCTGTTAGACGCCGTTCCACTCCCTTGGCCGGCTAGAGCCGTTTGAAGCAAACGAGGGCACAGGCCAGCAGCACGAACGCGAAGAACCGGTCCGAGTCGCATCTCAGCGGAACCTGCAGCCGCCGGGAGCAGCTCAGCCAGGACAGCGCCCCCTCGACCCGCCAGCGACGCCCCCCAGCCGCCTCGACGACTCGATCCGCGGCGATCCTGCGGCGGCGCAGGTAAGCGCGGTCGGCCTTGCTGTCGTGGCCCTCATCGGCATCGAGCTTGCCGGCCGGGTGCGCCACCGGCCCGATGGCGTGCGGACCGGGGGACTCGTCGACGGCGAGGACGACCTCCTCGACGACCTCGCTGGGCGCCTCGCGCAGGCTAGCTCGAGCCGCACGCCGAAGGCCGGCAAGGTGGGCCGGGGAAGGGGAATCGTCAGCTGCATCGCCGGCACCCCTTCGGCAGCGCCTGTCCAGCTGCGGCAGCCATGCCTATCCGCGACCCATCCCTCCCTAACGCGAGCAAGCCGTCGAGCGGGTCAGGCAAGGAGGGCACGAGAGGCTGATCGCTTCTCCGACCACACCCGATCATCCGAGAACAGAGCATCATCACGCTTACGCCGCTTTGCAGAATAGGTAGGTACAAGTAACGATGCTGCGTGTGGTGCCTGTCGGTCACGGGTAGGTCACAGCCCCAGCACGAAGCAGCAACGAAGGTACGAGGAGGTGCGAGATGACCGCAGCCACACTCGACCTACCTACCCGGGCCGATGGCCAGCTCGACAGCCAGCAGCCTCTCCAGCGGCTCGCCGATGCGGTGGCGACGCTGTGGTCGGCAGGCACCGGCCTGGCGCTGCAGCCGGCGCAGGTCGCGCTGGACGACACCCACGCCACGGTCGTCCTCGCCGAGCCGTCGCCGTCCGGCGGGCGGGAGGAGCCGGCGGAGGCCCTGTTCTGCCGCTTGGACCGGCCGTTTGGCCGGCGTGCCCCTGACCTTGCTTGCGTGCTGGAGGCGTCGGTCCGCGAGCTGCTCGGTCGCCCGCTGACCCGGGTGCGCGTCCGCGACCGCCGGGAGCAGGGTCGGGTTGTCGTTGAGCTGTCGCTGGCACCAGCCTGAGAGGTTGGGGGCGATCCCGCGCAGCCTGCCTCCAGGGCCGACCGCTCGACCGATACGGGGGTCTTTCCACCACCGTTGCCCTGCCTGGACGGCAGGGTCCCCGACAGGTCGGCACTTGCAGCCTGATCGGCGCTGTAACGGCTGAAGGTCATCGTTCGGCTTTCCCCTAGGAAGCCCGTGATGGGCGTAGGCACGAGCGGCCCTGGGCCGACCCCCCGCCCAGGCGCCGCTCGCCTCATGCTCTCGCCCCACTTGCTGCTTGCGGCGCCTCGGTCCAGACCCCGGATACGTGCGAACCTGGCGAGATCTTGCGGCGATGGTGGCCGAACCGGAGAATCGTCGGTAGCCGATTAATCGTTACGGCGCAGTTGCGCAGTTTTAGGGCTATTCGTGGACCCTCGCCTGCTCCTGGGCGACCTGCTCGGACCACTCGCTCTCGCTGTGCGTGGCCACGTTCCTGATCCCAGCAAAGGCGCCCTGCGCCAGGAGGTGGAGTCCCCTCCTGGCGGGACTTCCACGTCTTGGTGGACTTGTCGCCCGGCAGATGGAGGCGCACCTGGTTCGAGCCGAGCTGATTGGGCGAGAACACCTGGGCGACCAATTCGCGCTCTGTAAGCGACGAGCCTGCCTTCTTTGCGATGTGCGCCGACAGCGAGACCCTCGCCTGTCCCACGGCAACTCGGTACTGGCCCGTCCCATAGGGCCGACGCGGCCTGCCAGACGTGCGGAGCGAGCTCCGACGCCAGCGCGACCGCGAGCCGCTGCTCGATCGCAGCCACCACGCGCGTCGCAAGCCAGCCGTCGTTACCCGGCCCAGGTCAGTTCCAGCACCATGACCTTTGGCGGCGCCTCGCCGATCACGTCCACGACGATCCCCCACTGGTCGAACGCCAGCATGCGGTACTCGGGCGGGTAGCCGGACCGGTGGGTGTGCCCTGCCAGGGGGGTCGTTGCGGAGCTGCTCCACCGCATCGGCGAGGCTGCGCGGGCGGTCTGGGGGAGATGGGCGGCCTGCTGCTGGGCCTGCCGGCTGAACCTGACCCGATATCAACGTGTTGCTCAAAGGCGGTCTGTGCAGGGCCGCCACGAGGCCTGGTGGGCCGTGGTGGGCCTGCTGATCCTGCTGCGGACCTGGCGGCTGCTGCGCGACGCGGTCGACGTGCTGCTCAAGGCGACCCCAAAGAGCGTCGACCCGGCTGAGGTGCGCTGCCAGATCGTCAGGGCTCCACGGTCCGCGACTGCCATGACCTGCACGTGTGGACCGTCACCAGCGGCATGAACGTGATCTTGGCCCACGTCATGCTCGAGGCCGGCGCCGCCGCGCCCAAGGTGCTCGACCGGCTGTGCGACTGCCTGGGCGGCGCACCTCGACATCGAGCACTCGACCTTCCAGCTCGAGCAGCCCGAGCACCGCCCAACCAGCGGACCATCCACCAGTGACCCTTTGGCGACCGCTGA is drawn from Actinomycetes bacterium and contains these coding sequences:
- a CDS encoding DUF5372 family protein, with the translated sequence MTHRFHPLLGREFEFVVHRRNWGEDRVYCHDEDGQLFSLPAAWTDAAPDDPFVVVAAGRCPFTVDGLLRLAELIDGLRTLPDSDRDVQRITP
- a CDS encoding transposase; this translates as MKLPSVASKVLTQSGWLMIEALIDGQRDPAELANLAKGKLRPKIPELTEAMAGHFGAHHAVAARRILDHVDFLDATIAALTEQIDARTEPFQAAKQLLSSVPGFDRLVIDTVIAETGADMGRFPSPGHLAKWAGVCPGNHESAGKRRRVGITPGNSGCGAPLSKRPGPQPGRGVATSAHSTARSLSGAARTRPVGCVNAFMQLVGTRGGGRRAGRVDGRCRIDPRLRGPEGRAGPVVAVQAPDVADAGCSG
- a CDS encoding helix-turn-helix domain-containing protein, with translation MNVQEITPVALGVSRRSTWRVRDVCGVVLVLLVVIRHIVVGAACQLGIIILTSQPQGDGMAGRRQAEDPKQAALVQARCLHPRPETVTDEQFASSEFFDARDLVQVKYEMVRAVRQDRVPITTAATVFGCSRPSYYAAAAALDSGGLAALVPAKPGPRGAHKLTDEVCAFCEQQLAADPALRPADLVEPIQAGF